Proteins encoded together in one Mycobacterium simiae window:
- a CDS encoding cytochrome P450, with protein MTVSAAKDVYYDPYNIELNADPYPTFRRLREESPLYYNAEHDFYAISRFADVDDALVDFQTFSSAKGAILELIKADIEIPSGVLLFEDPPVHDIHRKLLSRMFTPRKINELESKIREFCCRCLDPLIGTDRFDFVADLGAQMPMRVIGMLLGIPEEFQEAARDRANANLRTEAGKPMDTSSEHMMQGDFFGQFIDWRVDHPSDDIMTELLHVEFTDETGTVRRLRRDELLTYVSVVSGAGNETTTRLIGWAGKVLAEHPDQRRELAADPSLIPAAIEELLRYEPPAPQVARYVTRDVEYYGGRVPEGSVMMMLIGAANRDHRQFPPDGDTFDIHRDPRQHLTFSVGTHYCLGSALARLEGRIALEEILKRFPDWEVDLSECKLSPTSTVRGWDTMPAVLR; from the coding sequence GTGACGGTCAGCGCGGCCAAGGATGTCTATTACGACCCGTACAACATTGAGCTCAACGCCGACCCGTATCCGACGTTCCGGCGCCTGCGCGAAGAATCGCCGCTGTATTACAACGCCGAACACGACTTCTACGCCATCAGTCGGTTTGCCGACGTCGACGATGCGCTGGTGGACTTCCAGACCTTCAGCTCGGCGAAGGGCGCAATACTCGAGCTGATCAAGGCGGATATCGAAATCCCTTCGGGCGTATTGTTGTTCGAGGACCCACCCGTCCACGATATCCACCGTAAGCTGCTGTCGCGGATGTTCACGCCGCGAAAGATCAACGAGTTGGAATCGAAGATCCGCGAATTCTGTTGTCGCTGCTTGGATCCGCTGATCGGCACCGACCGGTTCGACTTCGTCGCCGATCTCGGCGCACAGATGCCGATGCGGGTAATCGGGATGTTGCTCGGTATTCCCGAGGAATTCCAGGAAGCCGCGCGCGATCGAGCCAACGCGAATCTGCGCACCGAGGCCGGCAAGCCGATGGACACCTCGTCCGAGCACATGATGCAAGGCGACTTCTTCGGCCAATTCATCGACTGGCGCGTCGATCATCCCTCCGACGACATCATGACCGAACTGCTCCATGTGGAGTTCACCGACGAGACCGGGACCGTCCGCCGACTGCGCCGCGATGAGCTGCTCACGTACGTCAGCGTCGTGTCCGGCGCCGGCAACGAGACCACGACCCGGCTGATCGGATGGGCAGGCAAGGTGCTGGCCGAGCATCCGGACCAGCGGCGCGAATTGGCCGCCGACCCGTCGCTGATTCCGGCGGCCATCGAAGAGTTGCTGCGCTACGAGCCGCCTGCCCCGCAGGTGGCACGCTATGTCACGCGCGACGTCGAATACTACGGTGGACGGGTACCCGAAGGCAGCGTGATGATGATGCTGATCGGCGCGGCCAACCGCGATCATCGCCAATTCCCGCCTGACGGAGATACTTTCGACATTCATCGGGATCCGCGTCAACACCTGACGTTCAGCGTCGGCACGCACTACTGCCTCGGGTCGGCACTCGCACGGCTCGAAGGCCGCATCGCTCTCGAAGAAATTCTCAAACGCTTCCCCGACTGGGAGGTTGACCTTTCCGAGTGCAAGCTTTCCCCGACATCCACGGTGCGGGGCTGGGACACGATGCCGGCTGTTCTCCGCTGA
- a CDS encoding acyl-CoA dehydrogenase family protein produces MQLTFDSDVEEFRAEFASFLDANLPEPAVAGERPRSSSDIPEWARRWQRLLFDSGWLLPGNPPEFGGRNATLLQQYVYLEELSRRRIYQSFNPQGVGIIAASLLSFGTDEQKRRWAVPILRAEMTASLGMSEPGAGSDLASLKTRAVRDGDHFVVNGQKVWTSGAHHADVLLTFVRTDPNAPKHKGISALLIPTDTPGVVRRPFASMGDIEDVDFNEVFFTDVRVPAENLLGELNGGWRVATGSLGHERAMLWLDYADMLHALTVESTPSGSVQRDRYATLVMDFYAMRLLGSATLAKAARGEEDVPAQSVLKLLGSEAMQRACEDALNAKGGDGLVLRGVTAQFAPLNLDSHYGSWFDRYTRTFAATIAGGTSEIQRNIIAERVLGLPRG; encoded by the coding sequence GTGCAGCTGACCTTCGACTCCGACGTGGAGGAGTTCCGCGCCGAGTTCGCTTCGTTCCTGGATGCGAACCTGCCCGAGCCCGCAGTGGCGGGTGAGCGGCCGCGGTCGAGTTCCGACATTCCCGAGTGGGCGCGGCGGTGGCAGCGGCTGCTGTTCGACAGCGGGTGGCTGCTGCCCGGCAACCCGCCGGAGTTCGGCGGGCGCAACGCGACGCTGCTGCAGCAGTACGTGTATCTCGAAGAGTTGTCGCGGCGGCGGATCTACCAAAGCTTCAATCCGCAAGGCGTCGGCATCATTGCGGCTTCCTTGCTGTCGTTCGGAACGGACGAACAGAAGCGGCGTTGGGCCGTGCCGATTTTGCGCGCGGAGATGACGGCCTCGCTCGGCATGAGCGAGCCGGGCGCGGGCTCGGATCTGGCCTCGCTGAAGACCCGCGCCGTGCGGGATGGCGACCACTTCGTGGTCAACGGACAAAAGGTCTGGACCTCGGGTGCCCATCATGCCGACGTGCTGTTGACGTTCGTTCGCACTGATCCAAACGCGCCAAAACACAAGGGCATCAGCGCGTTACTGATTCCGACCGACACCCCCGGCGTGGTCCGCCGTCCGTTCGCCTCGATGGGTGACATCGAAGACGTCGATTTCAACGAGGTCTTTTTCACCGACGTGCGGGTGCCGGCGGAGAACTTGCTCGGCGAACTCAACGGAGGCTGGCGCGTGGCCACCGGCTCGCTCGGCCACGAACGGGCCATGCTGTGGCTGGATTACGCCGACATGCTGCACGCGCTGACGGTCGAGTCGACCCCGTCGGGGTCCGTGCAGCGAGATCGCTACGCGACGCTGGTGATGGATTTCTACGCGATGCGGTTGTTGGGGTCGGCGACGCTGGCCAAAGCCGCGCGCGGCGAGGAAGACGTGCCAGCGCAGTCGGTGCTCAAGCTGCTGGGCTCGGAGGCAATGCAGCGCGCCTGCGAGGATGCGCTCAACGCCAAGGGCGGTGACGGGCTGGTGTTGCGGGGGGTCACCGCCCAGTTCGCCCCGCTCAACTTGGACAGCCATTACGGCAGCTGGTTCGACCGCTACACCCGCACCTTCGCCGCCACGATCGCCGGCGGCACCTCCGAAATTCAGCGCAACATCATCGCCGAACGCGTACTGGGATTGCCCCGCGGATAG
- a CDS encoding SDR family NAD(P)-dependent oxidoreductase produces MDGYTSDFAGRGAVITGGASGIGLATATEFARRGARIVLADVDTAALERAVAHLKTEGIDAHGVTCDVRHLEEMVRLADQAFCLLGQVDVVFSNAGIVVAGPLVAMTHEDWRWVIDIDLWGSIHAVEAFVPRLIEQGKGGHVAFTASFAGLVPNTGLGAYGVAKYGVVGLAETLARELKDHGIGVSVLCPMVIETKLVANSERIRGADYGLASTPDLTEAFGPLPPTQDDTVSVHNVAQLTADAILANRLYILPHEAARASIKRRFERIDRTFDDQAAEGWKH; encoded by the coding sequence ATGGACGGATACACCTCCGATTTCGCGGGTCGCGGGGCAGTCATCACCGGTGGTGCCAGCGGTATCGGATTGGCCACCGCCACCGAATTTGCCCGCCGCGGCGCTCGCATAGTGCTGGCCGACGTTGACACCGCGGCACTGGAGCGGGCCGTCGCGCACCTGAAGACCGAGGGCATCGACGCCCATGGCGTGACCTGCGACGTGCGCCATCTCGAAGAGATGGTCCGCCTGGCTGACCAGGCCTTCTGCCTGCTCGGCCAGGTCGACGTCGTGTTCAGCAACGCCGGCATCGTTGTCGCCGGTCCGCTCGTGGCGATGACGCACGAGGACTGGCGTTGGGTGATCGACATCGATTTGTGGGGTTCGATCCATGCGGTCGAGGCGTTCGTGCCGCGGCTCATCGAGCAGGGCAAGGGCGGCCACGTTGCCTTCACCGCGTCTTTCGCCGGGTTGGTGCCCAACACCGGCCTCGGGGCGTACGGGGTTGCCAAGTATGGCGTCGTGGGGCTGGCGGAAACGCTGGCGCGTGAGCTGAAGGACCACGGCATCGGCGTCTCGGTGCTGTGCCCGATGGTCATCGAGACCAAGTTGGTCGCCAACTCCGAACGGATCCGCGGCGCCGATTACGGACTGGCGTCCACACCCGACCTGACCGAAGCGTTCGGGCCTCTCCCGCCGACGCAGGACGACACGGTGTCGGTCCACAACGTGGCGCAATTGACCGCCGACGCAATTCTGGCCAACCGGCTCTACATCCTGCCACACGAGGCGGCGCGGGCGTCGATTAAGCGCAGGTTCGAACGCATCGACCGCACCTTCGACGACCAAGCCGCCGAGGGCTGGAAACACTAG
- a CDS encoding SDR family NAD(P)-dependent oxidoreductase — translation MAIDPSDILLTDRVAVVTGGGSGIGRGIAAGMVAFGAQVAVWERDPQTCARVAESIGALGLVTDVRDSDQVDAALQRTTAELGAPTILVNNAGGVFSSPLLETSENGWDALYKANLRHVLLCTQRVARQLVAADLPGSIVSVTSIEGVRAAPGYAAYAAAKAGVINYTKTAALELAPHGIRVNAIAPDITLTEGLAALNSDGAAAAMADIVPIGRAGHVDEIAATAVFLASDMSVYLTGQTLHVDGGTHAAGGWYHDRQTGAYRLGPPV, via the coding sequence ATGGCGATCGATCCCTCGGACATTCTGCTCACCGACCGGGTCGCGGTCGTGACCGGTGGCGGGTCAGGGATCGGCCGCGGCATCGCCGCCGGAATGGTCGCCTTCGGTGCCCAGGTGGCGGTCTGGGAGCGAGACCCGCAGACCTGCGCTCGGGTGGCGGAATCGATTGGCGCCCTTGGCCTTGTCACCGATGTCCGGGACAGCGATCAGGTCGACGCCGCGCTGCAGCGGACCACCGCCGAACTCGGGGCACCCACCATCCTGGTCAACAATGCCGGTGGAGTATTCTCGTCGCCACTGCTGGAGACCAGCGAAAACGGCTGGGACGCACTGTATAAGGCTAACCTTCGCCACGTGCTGCTCTGCACTCAGCGCGTCGCGCGGCAATTGGTCGCCGCCGACCTGCCCGGCAGCATCGTCTCTGTTACGTCGATCGAAGGCGTGCGTGCCGCCCCGGGCTATGCGGCCTACGCCGCCGCCAAGGCCGGCGTCATCAACTACACCAAGACCGCCGCGCTGGAACTGGCGCCGCATGGCATCCGGGTCAACGCGATAGCGCCCGATATCACCCTGACTGAGGGTCTGGCCGCGCTGAACAGCGACGGTGCGGCGGCCGCGATGGCCGACATCGTCCCGATCGGCCGCGCGGGCCATGTCGATGAAATCGCGGCTACAGCAGTATTTTTGGCGTCCGACATGTCGGTCTATCTCACCGGGCAGACACTACATGTCGACGGCGGCACCCACGCGGCCGGCGGTTGGTATCACGACCGGCAGACCGGTGCCTATCGGCTGGGACCGCCGGTCTAG
- a CDS encoding acyl-CoA dehydrogenase family protein: MSGACGARLDAALTDLGWRDMLDEIPEIAIPLVFRLLGETGAHAPVLNDVMLRASGNSAGGITPLPFTGNSWVLWRRDDTPGSAIDEGLPIHPVAEGDSVFRAGLDLGRQALGWWLVGASRAMLTLARQHALDRTQFGRQISSFQAIRHRLAETLVAIEGAEATLQAAADHPEDPELASLLAKAAAGRAAQTAARHCQQVLGGIGFTAEHPLHHHVKRSLVLDSLLGSARELTGQAGAALRAKGFAPRLVQL; encoded by the coding sequence ATGAGCGGCGCCTGCGGCGCCCGACTCGACGCAGCTCTGACCGACCTCGGCTGGCGCGACATGCTGGACGAAATCCCGGAAATTGCAATCCCTCTGGTATTTCGATTGCTCGGCGAGACCGGTGCTCATGCTCCGGTGCTCAACGACGTGATGCTACGAGCATCCGGCAACTCTGCCGGCGGTATCACCCCGCTGCCGTTCACGGGAAATTCCTGGGTGCTCTGGCGCCGCGACGACACCCCCGGTTCGGCAATCGACGAAGGCTTGCCGATACACCCTGTGGCCGAGGGTGATTCGGTCTTTCGAGCCGGTCTTGATCTCGGCCGACAGGCGTTGGGCTGGTGGCTGGTCGGGGCGAGTCGGGCCATGTTGACGCTGGCACGTCAGCATGCCCTCGATCGGACTCAGTTCGGTCGACAAATCAGCTCATTTCAGGCGATCCGTCATCGACTGGCCGAGACGCTCGTCGCGATCGAGGGCGCCGAGGCGACCCTGCAAGCCGCCGCCGACCATCCCGAGGATCCCGAGTTGGCCAGCCTGCTTGCCAAGGCGGCCGCCGGACGAGCGGCGCAAACCGCCGCCCGGCACTGCCAACAGGTGCTCGGCGGCATCGGTTTCACCGCCGAGCACCCGCTGCACCATCACGTCAAGCGCTCACTGGTTCTGGATAGCCTCCTGGGTAGCGCGCGGGAGCTGACCGGACAGGCCGGAGCGGCGTTGCGGGCCAAGGGCTTCGCGCCGCGGCTGGTGCAGCTTTAA
- a CDS encoding CaiB/BaiF CoA-transferase family protein, with protein MTQRRVEPPLTGYSVVDLSTGIAGAYCTKLLADGGADIVKTEPPEGDPLRRWSASGASVPDGADGALFSFLAGAKHSVVADPDRECDTALVNRLLAAADAVVWSRGSRLADQPEFTPHAIRARHPHLTVTAITPFGLDGPWRDRAATEFTLQAWSGGIVGLGRGEQQRAPVFIGGQVGEYLAGAFASVATLASRWRGIDGGAGELVDLSMLEAQILCLTYHPVTYYEMLGRPWRDARRPTVPGVAQAKDGLVDLGCGTAQQWFDLCAMVGHPEWIDEDSPLSITELANVYSDEIFAWIASTPANEIRELATAFRIPNAPVANGANVTSFDQFVERGSFVHNPRDGFQQPDHPYRMRPARLRPPHPAPRLGEHTEHYRAAKLPVRPAPTGAAKVLPLRGLRVLDLTTFWAGPCGTHFLAMLGAEVIHVESTRRPDGTRLIAGIPTTEDRWWEKSPIFQALNTNKKGLTLDLQHARGREVLRRLIETCDVIVENFTPRVLDQTGLDFAAVQSLRPDAVLVRMPGFGLDGPWRDNPAFAYVIEAASGVSWLTGYPDRTPYDPYSVGDPNAGVHAVNAVLLALEHRRRTGEGVFVEAAMVDAALNIAAEQVIEYSAYGALLERAGNRGPSAAPQNLYRSADIDEFGRLDSWVAIAVATDEHWARLCRALGTPSWADDPALATASGRHEHHDVIDDYLAAWCQARSRDEIIATLWDAGVPVAKVLQPHRQTELAQLRFRGFFEEVDHPIGNRARLSTVPMRLSGGPQLFHTRPAPMLGQHNHELLAELGMSAAEIAELEAENVIGTEPALRAAI; from the coding sequence GTGACGCAGCGCCGCGTCGAGCCGCCGCTGACCGGTTATTCGGTGGTCGATCTGTCCACCGGGATAGCCGGCGCGTATTGCACAAAGTTACTGGCCGACGGCGGTGCCGACATCGTGAAAACCGAACCGCCCGAGGGTGATCCGTTGCGCCGATGGTCGGCCTCGGGGGCATCCGTCCCCGACGGTGCCGACGGTGCGCTGTTTAGCTTTCTGGCCGGTGCTAAGCACAGCGTCGTCGCCGATCCCGACCGCGAATGCGACACTGCCCTGGTCAACCGGTTACTGGCCGCGGCGGACGCGGTCGTGTGGTCTCGAGGCTCGCGACTGGCCGACCAACCGGAGTTCACCCCACATGCCATCCGTGCGCGCCACCCGCACCTGACGGTCACCGCGATCACACCGTTCGGGCTCGATGGCCCCTGGCGCGACCGCGCCGCAACCGAATTCACGCTGCAGGCGTGGTCGGGCGGAATCGTCGGGCTAGGCCGGGGCGAGCAGCAACGCGCCCCGGTGTTCATCGGCGGTCAGGTCGGCGAGTACCTGGCCGGGGCGTTCGCGAGCGTGGCCACCCTGGCATCGCGGTGGCGCGGCATCGACGGCGGGGCAGGCGAACTGGTGGACCTGTCGATGCTGGAAGCGCAGATTCTCTGCCTCACCTACCACCCGGTCACTTATTACGAGATGCTTGGGCGGCCGTGGCGCGATGCACGCCGGCCGACAGTACCGGGCGTCGCCCAGGCCAAAGACGGCCTGGTGGATCTCGGCTGCGGTACCGCACAGCAGTGGTTCGACTTGTGTGCCATGGTGGGTCACCCCGAGTGGATCGACGAAGACTCGCCGCTGTCCATCACCGAGCTGGCCAATGTGTACTCCGACGAGATCTTCGCGTGGATCGCGAGTACCCCGGCCAACGAAATCCGGGAATTGGCAACGGCATTCCGCATTCCTAACGCGCCGGTCGCCAACGGTGCCAACGTCACCTCGTTCGACCAATTCGTGGAGCGGGGTTCGTTCGTCCACAATCCGCGCGATGGGTTTCAGCAACCCGATCACCCGTACCGGATGCGTCCCGCGCGGCTGCGGCCGCCGCATCCCGCGCCGCGGTTGGGCGAACACACCGAGCACTACCGCGCCGCGAAGCTGCCCGTTCGGCCGGCCCCCACCGGGGCGGCAAAAGTGCTGCCGCTGCGCGGTCTTCGGGTACTGGACTTGACCACCTTCTGGGCGGGTCCGTGCGGCACCCATTTCCTGGCCATGCTTGGCGCGGAGGTCATCCACGTCGAATCCACCCGCCGGCCGGACGGCACCCGCCTGATCGCCGGGATACCGACCACCGAAGACCGGTGGTGGGAGAAGTCGCCCATCTTCCAGGCCCTCAACACCAACAAAAAGGGACTCACCCTGGACCTGCAGCACGCGCGCGGCCGAGAGGTGTTGCGCAGACTCATCGAAACATGTGACGTGATCGTGGAAAACTTCACACCCCGGGTGCTCGACCAGACCGGCCTGGACTTCGCCGCGGTCCAGTCGCTGCGACCCGACGCGGTACTGGTGCGCATGCCCGGCTTCGGCCTGGACGGACCGTGGCGGGACAACCCGGCCTTCGCCTACGTCATCGAGGCCGCGTCCGGGGTCAGTTGGCTGACCGGTTATCCGGACCGGACCCCATATGACCCGTATTCGGTCGGTGACCCCAACGCCGGGGTGCACGCGGTCAACGCCGTGCTGCTGGCGCTGGAGCATCGTCGTCGCACCGGCGAAGGCGTGTTCGTCGAAGCGGCGATGGTCGATGCTGCGCTCAACATCGCGGCCGAGCAGGTCATCGAGTATTCCGCATACGGGGCACTGCTCGAGCGAGCCGGCAATCGGGGGCCCAGCGCGGCGCCGCAGAACCTGTACCGCAGCGCCGACATCGACGAGTTCGGCCGGCTCGACAGTTGGGTCGCCATTGCCGTGGCCACCGACGAGCACTGGGCGAGGCTGTGCCGCGCGCTCGGAACGCCGTCGTGGGCAGACGACCCGGCACTCGCCACGGCGAGCGGCCGGCACGAGCACCACGACGTCATCGACGACTACCTCGCCGCCTGGTGCCAAGCGCGCAGCCGCGACGAGATCATCGCAACGCTGTGGGACGCCGGTGTCCCGGTGGCCAAGGTGCTGCAACCGCATCGGCAAACCGAGTTGGCACAGCTGAGGTTTCGCGGCTTCTTTGAAGAAGTCGACCATCCGATAGGCAACCGGGCTAGGCTCAGCACCGTGCCAATGAGGTTGTCGGGCGGCCCCCAGCTCTTTCACACTCGGCCCGCCCCAATGCTGGGACAGCACAATCACGAGTTGCTCGCCGAGTTGGGTATGAGCGCGGCAGAGATAGCGGAGCTGGAAGCCGAGAACGTTATCGGCACCGAACCGGCGCTGCGGGCGGCGATCTGA
- a CDS encoding TetR/AcrR family transcriptional regulator, with translation MTNPSEEPAWKQRAVERSIKTAKLRAAQRVQRFLDAAQAIIIEKGSTDFTVQEVVDRSRQSLRSFYLQFDGKHELLLALFEDALSRSADQIRAATESHSDPLERLKVAVELLYEASRPDPAAKRPLFTDFAPRLLVTHPAEVKVAHAPLLALLTELMEAASEAGKLRTGLNPRRIAAMTMQTVMFIAQSSGGSDDATIHPITADEVWDFCSAGFVG, from the coding sequence GTGACCAACCCAAGCGAAGAGCCGGCCTGGAAGCAGCGCGCCGTCGAGCGATCCATCAAGACCGCGAAACTACGTGCCGCGCAGCGCGTGCAGCGTTTCCTCGATGCGGCGCAAGCCATCATCATCGAAAAGGGCAGCACCGACTTTACCGTCCAGGAGGTCGTTGACCGCTCGCGCCAGTCGCTGCGAAGCTTCTACCTGCAGTTTGACGGCAAGCACGAGCTGCTGCTCGCGCTGTTCGAAGATGCGCTGAGCCGGTCGGCCGATCAGATCCGCGCCGCGACCGAAAGTCACTCCGATCCCCTTGAGCGGTTGAAGGTGGCCGTCGAGCTGTTGTACGAGGCCTCGCGGCCCGATCCCGCCGCCAAGCGCCCCCTGTTCACCGACTTCGCCCCTCGGCTATTGGTGACCCATCCGGCCGAGGTCAAGGTGGCCCATGCACCGCTGCTGGCGCTGCTGACCGAGCTGATGGAAGCCGCCAGCGAGGCGGGCAAGTTGCGCACCGGACTCAACCCGCGGCGGATCGCCGCGATGACAATGCAGACGGTCATGTTCATCGCGCAGTCCAGCGGCGGCTCCGACGACGCGACGATCCATCCGATCACCGCCGACGAGGTGTGGGACTTCTGCTCAGCCGGATTCGTCGGCTAG
- a CDS encoding mycofactocin-coupled SDR family oxidoreductase: MTGRVEGKVAFVTGAARGQGRSHAVRLAQEGADIIAVDICKPIREGAVEGSAIPASTPEDLAETADLVKGHNRRIYTAEVDVRDFDALKAAVDFGVEQLGRLDVIVANAGIGNGGETLDKTSEQDWTEMIDVNLSGVWKSVKAGVPHILAGGRGGSIILTSSVGGLKAYPHTGHYVAAKHGVVGLMRAFGVELGQHMIRVNSVHPTHVSTPMIMNEGTWKMFRPDLENPGPDDMAPICQMFHTLPIPWVDPIDVSNAVLFFASDESRYVTGVTLPIDAGSCLK; encoded by the coding sequence ATGACTGGACGTGTTGAAGGCAAGGTCGCTTTCGTCACCGGGGCGGCGCGTGGCCAGGGCCGCAGCCACGCGGTGCGGTTGGCGCAGGAGGGTGCCGACATCATCGCCGTCGACATCTGTAAGCCCATCCGGGAGGGTGCCGTCGAGGGCTCGGCGATCCCCGCCTCGACGCCCGAAGACCTGGCCGAGACGGCCGACCTGGTGAAGGGCCACAACCGCAGGATCTATACGGCCGAGGTCGATGTGCGTGACTTCGACGCGCTGAAGGCGGCCGTGGACTTCGGCGTCGAGCAGCTGGGGCGCCTCGACGTCATCGTCGCCAACGCGGGAATCGGCAACGGCGGCGAAACGCTGGACAAAACCAGCGAGCAAGACTGGACGGAGATGATCGACGTCAACCTGTCCGGCGTGTGGAAATCGGTGAAAGCCGGTGTCCCGCATATCCTCGCGGGCGGACGCGGCGGATCGATCATCCTGACCAGCTCGGTCGGCGGCCTGAAGGCCTACCCGCACACCGGTCACTACGTCGCCGCCAAGCACGGCGTGGTCGGATTGATGCGTGCGTTCGGAGTCGAACTGGGTCAGCACATGATTCGCGTCAACTCCGTGCACCCTACTCACGTCAGCACGCCGATGATCATGAACGAGGGCACCTGGAAGATGTTCCGGCCGGACCTGGAGAACCCCGGCCCGGACGACATGGCACCGATTTGCCAGATGTTCCACACCCTGCCGATCCCGTGGGTAGACCCGATCGACGTCAGCAATGCGGTGCTGTTCTTTGCCTCCGACGAGTCGCGTTACGTCACCGGCGTCACCCTGCCGATCGACGCCGGCAGCTGCCTGAAGTAG
- a CDS encoding DUF5313 domain-containing protein, producing MTAEKPNLWQYVCYCYGRRLPDSMRSWVARDLAGQGAIRRHMIRWAIPPLVVLAPLWLLPASLYVHTEMTAPLYIWALLISLALNKVWRRHRLQDHGLDPNLVDVINRRKQARMHEDYIRRYGPRPESAEWQNNSSPF from the coding sequence ATGACCGCCGAAAAGCCCAATCTTTGGCAGTACGTCTGCTACTGCTACGGGCGGCGCCTACCGGATTCGATGCGCAGCTGGGTTGCGCGGGATCTGGCCGGCCAGGGTGCCATCCGGCGGCACATGATCAGGTGGGCCATACCGCCACTGGTGGTGCTGGCTCCACTGTGGTTGCTGCCCGCATCGCTCTACGTGCATACCGAGATGACTGCACCGCTCTACATCTGGGCGTTGCTGATATCCCTTGCGCTGAACAAGGTTTGGCGCCGACACCGATTGCAGGACCACGGGCTGGACCCGAATCTGGTCGATGTGATCAACCGGCGCAAGCAGGCACGGATGCACGAGGACTACATCCGCCGTTACGGTCCGCGACCCGAGTCGGCGGAGTGGCAGAACAACAGCAGCCCGTTTTAA
- a CDS encoding MarR family winged helix-turn-helix transcriptional regulator gives MAAPTAPEVDPLALEQQVCFALATTNRAVLAVYRPLLEPLGLTHPQYLVMLALWDHRKSPAAEQFPMSVKQIAAALQLDSATLSPMLKRLEGLGLISRAKNPADERTTDVKLTEHGIALRERALEIPPAVVARLGVDLAELQHLHQVLTRINAAAVAAGALQS, from the coding sequence ATGGCCGCGCCGACCGCACCCGAAGTGGATCCGCTGGCCCTGGAACAGCAGGTGTGCTTCGCATTGGCGACCACGAACCGGGCGGTCTTGGCGGTGTATCGGCCGCTGCTGGAGCCGCTGGGTCTGACACATCCGCAATACCTGGTGATGCTGGCGCTGTGGGATCATCGCAAATCGCCCGCGGCGGAGCAGTTCCCGATGTCGGTCAAGCAGATCGCCGCGGCATTGCAGTTGGATTCCGCCACGTTGTCGCCGATGCTCAAGCGGTTGGAGGGTCTGGGACTGATCAGCCGCGCCAAGAATCCGGCCGACGAGCGCACCACCGACGTCAAGCTCACCGAACATGGCATCGCCCTACGGGAGCGGGCGCTCGAAATTCCGCCCGCCGTCGTGGCACGTTTGGGCGTCGATCTGGCCGAACTGCAGCATCTCCACCAGGTGCTCACCCGCATCAACGCCGCCGCGGTCGCGGCGGGCGCCCTACAGTCGTGA